In the genome of Rhodoferax fermentans, one region contains:
- a CDS encoding D-amino acid aminotransferase, with protein MTSLPALPCYLNGEFTTLPHAKISVMDRGFIFGDGVYEVVPVYSGTLFRFEQHMARLERSLKELRIPNPSTRAEWAEIAHKLIADYALSIGASAEKVDQLIYIQITRGVAMRDHVMPNNITPTVFVMTNVMKPATEEQRSQGVACVTADDFRWEKAHIKATSLLGAVFARQISYDVGAIETVMFRDGYLSEAAACNVWVVKNGQLLGTPKDNLVLEGIRYGLIEELCAQQGIPFELRRITRAEVLAADEVLLSSATKEVLPVTQLDGQPVGNGQPGPVYARLFAGYQQAKAAALAASLA; from the coding sequence ATGACAAGTTTGCCCGCGCTGCCCTGTTACCTCAACGGTGAATTCACCACCCTGCCCCACGCCAAGATCAGTGTGATGGACCGGGGCTTCATTTTTGGCGATGGTGTCTACGAGGTGGTGCCGGTGTACAGCGGCACCTTGTTCCGCTTTGAGCAGCACATGGCGCGGCTGGAGCGCAGCCTCAAGGAGTTGCGCATCCCGAACCCGTCCACACGGGCAGAGTGGGCCGAGATTGCCCATAAATTGATAGCTGACTACGCTTTATCCATAGGGGCTAGTGCCGAAAAAGTCGATCAACTGATCTACATCCAGATCACCCGGGGCGTGGCCATGCGTGACCATGTGATGCCCAACAACATCACGCCCACGGTGTTTGTCATGACCAATGTGATGAAGCCAGCCACAGAGGAGCAGCGCAGCCAGGGCGTGGCCTGCGTCACTGCCGACGACTTCCGCTGGGAGAAGGCGCACATCAAGGCCACCAGCCTGCTCGGTGCGGTGTTTGCACGCCAGATCAGTTATGACGTGGGCGCGATTGAAACGGTGATGTTCCGCGACGGCTATCTGAGCGAAGCCGCCGCCTGCAATGTCTGGGTGGTGAAAAACGGCCAACTGCTGGGCACCCCCAAGGACAACCTGGTGTTGGAAGGCATTCGTTACGGGCTGATTGAAGAGCTCTGTGCACAGCAGGGTATCCCGTTTGAGCTGCGTCGCATCACCCGCGCCGAGGTGCTGGCTGCCGACGAAGTGTTGCTGTCCTCCGCCACCAAAGAGGTGCTGCCAGTGACCCAGCTCGACGGCCAACCGGTGGGCAATGGCCAGCCCGGGCCGGTTTATGCGCGGCTGTTTGCGGGCTACCAGCAGGCCAAGGCAGCCGCGCTGGCAGCGTCTCTGGCATAA
- a CDS encoding DMT family transporter, whose amino-acid sequence MTTRHALDARASSLMLLLCLLWGLQQVVLKATAHEIAPIMQIALRSGVAALLVAGLMWWRKEPMSLTNGTLPAGLVVGALFALEFLLVGEGLRYTSASHAVVFLYTAPIFAALGLHLRLPAERLSALQWMGISLAFAGIVLTFFGRSQPSGVALSSNMLLGDALSLLAGMSWAATTVVVRCSRLSSASASQTLLYQLVGAFVLLMLAALATGQTSIHFTPVVWASLVFHSVIVSFASYLAWFWLLRHYLATRLGVFSFMTPLFGMAFGVWLLNEPLEASFVAGAALVMAGVILVSLRGVVRWPSWLPGRA is encoded by the coding sequence ATGACCACCCGCCATGCGCTCGATGCACGCGCCTCGTCCCTGATGCTGCTGTTGTGCCTGTTGTGGGGCCTGCAGCAGGTGGTGCTCAAAGCCACCGCACACGAGATTGCGCCGATCATGCAGATTGCCCTGCGCTCGGGTGTGGCGGCGCTGCTGGTGGCGGGGCTGATGTGGTGGCGCAAGGAACCCATGTCGCTCACCAACGGCACCCTGCCCGCCGGGCTGGTGGTGGGGGCCTTGTTTGCGCTGGAGTTTTTGCTGGTGGGTGAAGGCCTGCGCTACACCTCGGCATCCCACGCGGTGGTGTTTTTGTACACCGCGCCGATTTTTGCGGCGCTGGGCCTGCACCTGCGGTTGCCCGCCGAGCGGCTGAGTGCGCTGCAATGGATGGGCATCAGCTTGGCGTTTGCTGGCATTGTGCTGACCTTTTTTGGCCGAAGCCAGCCAAGCGGTGTGGCCCTGAGCAGCAACATGTTGCTGGGGGATGCCCTCTCGCTGCTGGCCGGCATGTCCTGGGCGGCGACCACGGTGGTGGTGCGCTGCTCGCGCCTGTCCTCAGCATCGGCTTCCCAAACCCTGCTGTACCAGTTGGTGGGAGCGTTTGTGTTGCTGATGCTGGCTGCGCTGGCGACAGGGCAAACCAGCATCCACTTCACACCGGTGGTCTGGGCCAGCCTGGTGTTCCACTCAGTCATTGTGTCGTTTGCCAGCTATCTGGCCTGGTTTTGGTTACTGCGGCATTACCTGGCGACGCGGCTGGGGGTGTTCTCGTTCATGACGCCGCTGTTTGGCATGGCATTTGGTGTGTGGCTGTTGAACGAGCCGCTGGAAGCCAGTTTTGTGGCAGGTGCGGCGCTGGTGATGGCCGGGGTGATACTCGTGAGCCTGCGTGGTGTCGTCCGGTGGCCAAGTTGGCTGCCAGGCAGGGCTTAA
- a CDS encoding AraC family transcriptional regulator: protein MPPPTQRLHLPPFAYALPAPIYFRSAVMPAQAIYPKHRHAWGEFVYAYSGVMEVKLADHHYLAPPQYGIWLPPDVEHVGLNRCEACHCSLYVARELTTALPATTCALTVSPLVRALLDELRQNPPALPRTPAQERLLQVLVDQLAQAPAAGSYLPTSDDPVLAPVLRALMAQPGDNRSLPELASAFFTTERTLLRRFQRELGLSFAEWRQRLRVVSAMPLLQAGHTVESIALDLGYGSASAFIGMFRRLMGLTPDEYRKVGPHTPARGRAAAGKPAV from the coding sequence ATGCCACCACCGACCCAGCGCCTGCATCTGCCACCGTTTGCTTACGCCTTGCCTGCGCCGATCTATTTCCGCAGCGCGGTCATGCCAGCGCAAGCCATCTACCCCAAACACCGCCATGCCTGGGGCGAATTTGTGTATGCGTACAGCGGTGTGATGGAGGTCAAGCTGGCCGATCACCACTACCTGGCGCCGCCGCAGTACGGCATCTGGTTGCCGCCCGATGTGGAGCACGTCGGCCTGAACCGCTGCGAGGCCTGTCACTGCTCGCTGTACGTGGCCAGGGAGCTGACCACGGCGCTGCCAGCCACCACCTGCGCCCTCACGGTCAGCCCGCTGGTGCGTGCACTGCTGGACGAGTTGCGCCAGAACCCGCCTGCGTTACCACGCACCCCCGCGCAGGAGCGGCTGCTGCAGGTGTTGGTGGACCAACTCGCGCAGGCACCGGCGGCCGGCAGTTATTTGCCCACCTCGGACGACCCGGTGCTGGCGCCGGTGTTACGCGCGCTGATGGCCCAGCCGGGTGACAACCGCAGCCTGCCTGAGCTGGCCAGCGCTTTTTTCACCACCGAACGCACGCTGCTGCGACGTTTTCAGCGTGAGCTGGGTTTGAGTTTTGCCGAGTGGCGCCAGCGCTTGCGAGTGGTCAGCGCCATGCCGTTGTTACAAGCCGGCCACACCGTGGAATCCATCGCACTGGACCTGGGTTATGGCAGTGCGTCGGCGTTCATTGGCATGTTTCGCAGGCTGATGGGTTTGACGCCTGACGAATACCGCAAGGTCGGCCCCCACACCCCAGCGCGTGGGCGCGCTGCTGCGGGTAAGCCAGCTGTGTAA
- a CDS encoding TRAP transporter permease: protein MSAIPTVLPDDKQLLALEEKFDPEMRFRPSVPPATQLIKWLLILLSCFHYYTAGFGLLRETTHRGVHLAFVLALIFLVFAGSKSAGERKVHNSLGTPGGIPLYDWLLAIGVAIAVLYIPYTFEDLAFRVGNPDNYDVVFGTILFVALLEATRRSMGWPLPLIALGFTFYSLFGQHFPGLLQHAGSNWSQFINHQYLTSQGIYGVAVGVVATYVFHFVLFGVMATRIGLGQLFLDIASSIAGRYAGGPAKVSVFGSAMFGMLSGSSVANAVTVGSLTIPAMIRVGYKREFAGAVEAAASTGGQITPPVLGAAAFLMIEFLGLPYQTIITAAIIPAFMHFFGVFMQVHFEAKRYGLRGLTEEEMPKLRQSLKMRWPTLIPLFLLISILVSGRTPYLAAFVGITSCAIVGLTTSVQGNTGKNWSLMVLLHLALTSIAFTHLDEMVKLGIFAVSVAVTVGMMRGFKIRGRIAPGVLVEAFETGAKYALAVGAAAATVGIVIGVVTLTGVGFKISFIITGAAQAIAAGLGNIIPSYLIAFQSLTLLAALVMTAAVCILMGAGIPTTANYIIMVTVAAPTLVQLGVEPLVAHFFVFYYGVLADITPPVALAAYAAAGMAGSDPFKTGNTAFRLGIAKALVPFVFVFSPSLILVAKGFTWADFAITFTGCVLGITFLAMAFSKYCLVEMKRWEQALCIAAALLMVAPSLTATAIGVAMVVPVLLRQLKSWRVVQASGLAT, encoded by the coding sequence ATGAGTGCCATACCCACCGTCCTGCCCGATGACAAACAGCTTCTGGCGCTGGAGGAAAAGTTCGACCCCGAGATGCGCTTTCGCCCCTCGGTGCCCCCCGCCACCCAGCTCATCAAGTGGCTGCTGATTCTTCTGAGCTGCTTTCACTACTACACCGCCGGTTTTGGCCTGCTGCGCGAAACCACCCACCGCGGGGTGCACTTGGCCTTTGTGCTGGCGCTGATCTTTTTGGTGTTTGCCGGCAGCAAAAGCGCGGGTGAACGCAAGGTGCACAACAGCCTGGGCACACCCGGCGGCATCCCGCTGTACGACTGGCTGCTGGCCATCGGGGTGGCGATTGCCGTGCTCTACATCCCCTACACCTTTGAAGACCTGGCGTTTCGGGTCGGCAACCCGGACAACTACGACGTGGTGTTTGGCACCATTTTGTTTGTGGCACTGCTCGAAGCCACACGGCGCAGCATGGGCTGGCCGCTGCCGCTGATTGCGCTGGGCTTCACCTTCTATTCCTTGTTTGGCCAGCATTTCCCGGGCTTGCTGCAGCATGCGGGCTCGAACTGGAGCCAGTTCATCAACCACCAGTACCTGACCAGCCAAGGCATCTATGGTGTGGCGGTGGGTGTGGTCGCCACCTATGTGTTTCACTTTGTGCTGTTTGGCGTGATGGCCACCCGCATCGGGCTGGGGCAGTTGTTTCTGGACATTGCGTCGAGCATTGCCGGGCGTTATGCCGGTGGCCCGGCCAAGGTCAGTGTGTTTGGTTCGGCCATGTTTGGCATGTTGTCAGGTTCCTCGGTGGCCAATGCGGTCACGGTCGGGTCCTTGACGATTCCGGCAATGATCCGGGTAGGCTACAAGCGCGAATTCGCCGGTGCCGTCGAGGCCGCCGCCTCCACCGGTGGCCAGATCACACCACCGGTGCTCGGTGCTGCCGCGTTTTTGATGATCGAATTTTTGGGCCTGCCCTACCAGACCATCATCACCGCCGCCATCATTCCGGCGTTTATGCACTTTTTTGGTGTGTTCATGCAGGTGCACTTTGAGGCCAAACGCTATGGCCTGCGTGGCTTGACCGAGGAAGAAATGCCCAAACTGCGCCAGAGCCTGAAGATGCGCTGGCCTACCTTGATCCCGCTGTTCCTGCTGATCAGCATTCTGGTGAGCGGGCGCACACCGTACCTGGCAGCGTTTGTGGGCATCACCTCCTGCGCCATTGTGGGCCTGACCACCTCGGTGCAAGGCAACACGGGCAAAAACTGGAGCTTGATGGTGCTCTTGCATCTGGCGCTCACCAGCATTGCCTTCACCCACCTGGACGAGATGGTCAAGCTGGGCATTTTTGCGGTGAGTGTGGCAGTCACCGTGGGCATGATGCGCGGCTTCAAGATCCGCGGCCGCATCGCCCCGGGTGTGCTGGTGGAAGCTTTTGAGACCGGCGCCAAATATGCGCTGGCCGTGGGTGCCGCAGCGGCCACCGTGGGCATCGTCATCGGTGTGGTCACCCTCACCGGTGTGGGCTTCAAGATCAGCTTCATCATCACCGGTGCAGCACAAGCCATTGCCGCAGGCCTGGGCAACATCATCCCGAGTTACCTGATTGCCTTCCAGTCACTCACGCTGTTGGCCGCACTGGTGATGACGGCGGCGGTCTGTATCCTGATGGGCGCGGGCATCCCGACCACCGCCAACTACATCATCATGGTGACGGTGGCCGCACCCACACTGGTGCAGCTGGGTGTGGAGCCGCTGGTGGCGCACTTCTTTGTGTTTTATTACGGTGTGTTGGCCGACATCACGCCACCGGTGGCGTTGGCAGCGTATGCGGCGGCGGGTATGGCGGGCAGCGACCCGTTCAAAACCGGCAACACCGCGTTCCGCCTGGGCATTGCCAAGGCGCTGGTGCCGTTTGTGTTTGTCTTCTCACCCTCGTTGATTCTGGTGGCCAAGGGCTTCACCTGGGCCGACTTTGCGATCACCTTCACCGGCTGTGTGCTGGGCATTACCTTCCTGGCGATGGCGTTTTCCAAATACTGCCTGGTGGAAATGAAACGCTGGGAACAGGCGCTGTGTATTGCCGCCGCGCTGCTGATGGTGGCGCCGAGCCTGACTGCCACCGCGATTGGCGTGGCCATGGTGGTGCCGGTGCTGCTGCGTCAGCTCAAAAGCTGGCGTGTTGTACAGGCCAGCGGACTGGCCACCTAG
- a CDS encoding TAXI family TRAP transporter solute-binding subunit, whose product MKLKFLAAAVLASAALVGTASAQQFFRIGTGGTAGTYYPVGGMIANAVSQPGKIIATAQASNGSLGNVNGIAGGAMEAGFSQSDVATWAQTGTGIFEGKPKVAGLRMIANLYPESIHVVVKKGSGFKSIADLKGKRVALDEPGSGTLINARLVLAAYGLKEADIKPEYIKPNQAGDKMKDGALDAFFFTGGAPAGAIAELASAGAGIELLPIDGPQADGLRKSSSFFAVDSIPAETYKGVAAIKTLAVGAQLVTSDKVDTETVYQITKALYSDAAQKTLAAGHAKGKYITLQNAVQGVGIPYHAGAEKFYKEAGVLK is encoded by the coding sequence ATGAAACTGAAATTCCTTGCCGCCGCCGTCCTGGCTTCTGCCGCCCTGGTTGGCACCGCCAGCGCTCAGCAGTTCTTCCGCATTGGTACCGGCGGCACCGCTGGCACCTATTACCCGGTGGGTGGCATGATTGCCAACGCCGTGTCCCAACCTGGCAAGATCATTGCCACCGCCCAAGCCAGCAACGGCTCACTCGGCAACGTCAACGGCATTGCTGGCGGCGCGATGGAAGCCGGTTTCAGCCAGTCCGATGTGGCCACCTGGGCACAGACCGGCACCGGTATTTTTGAAGGCAAACCCAAGGTCGCGGGCCTGCGCATGATTGCCAACCTGTACCCAGAAAGCATCCATGTGGTGGTCAAGAAGGGCTCTGGCTTCAAGAGCATTGCCGACCTCAAGGGCAAACGTGTGGCGCTGGACGAACCCGGCTCCGGCACCCTGATCAACGCCCGCCTGGTGCTGGCCGCCTATGGCCTCAAAGAGGCCGACATCAAACCCGAATACATCAAGCCCAACCAGGCTGGTGACAAGATGAAAGACGGCGCACTGGATGCCTTCTTCTTCACCGGTGGTGCACCAGCAGGTGCGATTGCCGAGCTGGCTTCGGCAGGCGCCGGCATTGAGCTGCTGCCGATCGACGGCCCACAGGCTGACGGCTTGCGCAAATCGAGCAGCTTCTTTGCGGTGGACTCGATCCCGGCCGAAACTTACAAGGGTGTGGCTGCCATCAAGACCCTGGCTGTGGGCGCACAGCTGGTGACCAGTGACAAGGTCGACACCGAAACCGTCTACCAGATCACCAAAGCACTCTACAGCGATGCCGCCCAAAAAACACTGGCCGCCGGTCATGCGAAAGGCAAATACATCACCCTGCAAAACGCGGTGCAAGGTGTGGGCATTCCCTACCACGCTGGTGCTGAGAAGTTCTACAAAGAAGCCGGTGTGCTGAAGTAA